AATAGCCTTTTTACTGTGCTTAGAAGGTACCAAAAGTTATTTTCAGTTCAAGGAAGTCTAACTTAATTTTGACATCTGCACACTTGCTTTTATATATCTTGGTATAAGGCCATTCACATTGGAAAGTTTCATAATCGAACTGTTTGAGCAAAAACAATGAAAACATGAATCGATCGAAAGGGTCATCGGAGAGATCAAGTGAAATAGCCTTGCTGTGCTTAGAAGATACCAAAAGTTATTTTCAGATCAAGGAGTATTTTAAGTTTGTAGAAAAGAATATTAACATCGATTACATCAAAGAAGTAAATTATGAAGATACATTTTTATAATGTATCTAATGAAGCTCATCTGCTATCGTAAATCtcatttattcttttttctacGAACTTTGTCATACTTATTGTTTGACTTAGGATAACTGAAAGTTTCTTATATGTCAAGACAGAGCTCAGATCAGCATCAAATAAAATTAGACGATTTccaagtcttcttgtttagctcTAGATATACTTGTCTGCCTACGATTCTCGTCGTATGTACCAGCTAGCAAACAAAGAACGCATGGAGGTATGAGACATATAAGATCTGGTAGCATATATTATTACCGGAAAAGATGTGTTGTTGCAACAAACACAATAAAGAACTGGACATTATCTATATATATGAAGAGCCTGGAGATATATGATCCCAGACCAGAAAGAGATagaatataaaatgaaaaaaaaatctctGCAGCTTCACTTTGGTAGCAATGTACTATAGGAAAATTAGGTCCTGTCATGACCTGCTAATTGTTTAATTGGGTAGTTACCCAGTAAAATCAACAGCATGCAACTAGTAAAGAAAGCAACAAATAAATGGCTGCCACATTTTTGTTCTGAAAGATGTTTCGCCGTACGTTTCTCTGTAGCCAGGTTGAATTTATTGGACAATCATCAGAAGTTGAGCTGAACGAGAAGGCAACAGTAACATTCAGTACCGGCAACAGGAAGCAGCCCCCCCAAAACATATGTTGATGGCACAGAGTCTTCACAGAATCATTGCAAGGTTTTGGGTGCATCGTCGAACCGAACTGTTTCAACGAACACAATGAAAACATCTATGGTCAGTTGGTCACTCATTGGGGAGATGGAGTGAAAAGGATGAACAACCTGACCAAGGGGTTGAAATGAACTGATGTAACTAGTCCATGCAGTTGTagccttgctttgtttctcaccaCCGGCTCAGAGACTGTGATTCCTCACCCAGTAAAGTTTAGATAAAAAGGAAAGAGACTATACTGCTATCGTTGGTTAATCAACGAATCCACAAAGTAGAACATATGCACTGATCTCATTGTAATCTTTGAGAGTCCAAAAGCTTTGCTGTTCTTTATGTGTGTAGCATCGAAAGAGAATAGCCCTTTTATTGTGTTTGGATGCAGGTACCAAAAGTTTTTTCTTTACTCCCTCTATTTTGTTTTACATATATGAGATTTGTTCTAAGCACTGCtgcacgttcgggcattagcaccagtCGAGAAGAGTCTGTTGCCCTGGtttccgagccggtgctgcccttccaggactaaaggcccaccctttagtcccggttcaggACACCGGAGCCATAGCCTCCCCCTATAACACCGGTTGGTTATACCAACCGGTTTTAAAGGGTCTTGcgagggctgccacgttgcagggtcctttttttcttttttttttcagttcaCTTATTCGATTCtgtttattatttatatataataataataggtttgtcAATACGTATTTTATGctgatataatatatatatatatatatatatatatatatatatatatatatatatatatatattactgtcggcgtctagactcgtggtctaagcactaacaagtataattctgcgtgactgaccaagcttggatggtgatgcaagtgagacacagagggtttatactggttcgggctaagacTGCCCTACGTCCCGTGTAGTggtggattctgtataaccttgcacccaaaggtgcttgcagtaggggtacaagctggttgcgagagagggctaagtcccaggtctcggcttggtgtggACAGAGTGCGGGCTGCTGCTCTATGAAGGAGTGTCGTGTGCGTGTTCTGGGCCTCTGTGTGTgtaccctggctccccttttatagtcccaagggAAGGCCAGATATTTACATGGGTAGATTTCTTTTATTGAGGGGTGAaaacacagtcccgaccctgttgaagctggtccatctcgtccttgtggGATGGTCGTCGGCATGGCTtctcctgtagagggttaccgaaccctgtaggggtcgcgggggtcggatcgccggcACTGCTGCGTGTCCCGTCAACAGTGGGAAATGACCACAAACAGTGGTGCTGATTTACCtcacccattccctttctactgtgcggTAGTGTGCTACAGTGAACAGGGGTAAGGATGTATAGTGACAGGGGTAAGGTTGCAGTGACTGGGGTGGTTGAAACAGTTGTCGCCTTGCCCTGCTGCGTTATGGGGGCCGTCGCGTCCGTCATGTCGGGTGAAGTCTTGTTGCCCAGGTGGAGTGGGcccggcgcccgagcctggacgaggtcgggcgagtcggaactggcgtccgaggccctgaggggtcgggcgagtcggaacttgcgtccgaggccctggggggtcgggcgagtcggaactcgcgTCTGAGGCcctgggggtcgggcgagtcggaacttgcgtccgaggccctggggggtcgggcgagtcggaacttgcgtccgaggccctgatgattatgactagtatgtttctttgcgttttttgttgctctgatttgggtatcccttattgtggtacccaacagtagcccccgagcccctgaAGTGGTGAGGTCACCTCTTTAGGGGTTCTTTCCTCGTGGACTGTAGTTGACTCGGAGCCTTTTACTGTTGCcggggggtgcgcgcgagcgcacccgccgggtgtggcccccgagccttttggaggaatggtgttattccttcaaaggctttcaccCCTTGATATCTTTAATCTGGAGTGTTTTAtgggataggttgcgtgttctttacacgtagtgcctgttcccatggtgcgaggaagcccccgagccctttccccgcgagggtcgatcaggttctttctcgtcttgtaattccgtccctcattcttcctttcgctcagaggaggggtgggtcgtgccgtactaccctcggtgGGCGAGTGACGACATTTCCCGGGAGCTACAGGCGGGTAGATccgagtggatgtccgagtcccgttcgataggggtcggctagtggccttatgggcacatctcaaaaagtacccgagggcggtcacggtggatgtcgggaCCGTTCGTTAGGTcccgagggctcgatgcctccctcgatgggatcccactctcgtgatacccgcatgggtctcggatatgacttgcaaagatgcgccgactccctgtagggttcggaccttggcctctatcgTGCTCATCTCCAGTCGTCCCTCACTCTgctatcctgaggcgactgttcgaacctgtgtcgcaggtcagtctcgcaacctctagaACGTAGGTagccatggcctggggattttgggcTTTAAAAGGCTTTCTTTAGACCCGCTCTTTCgcgtcggggtcgggcgagacggagtcTGACGCCCGACAGAGACCTCCATGCGACGcttggtcagcggggggtcgggcgccgcgtcgcttggaaggaaccgccctgacataacttttcagggcgctccttttgaggcgcggcgcgtggggactcgaaacggctGTGCCGTCTCGCCCTGGTTTGGACGGGACGTTTCGCCTGCGAAtttaatgcgcgcgtgcggtGGGCGCGGGAATCGGGGGGAGTTGGCGCTTCGGGTTTTTCGCCTGAGTGGACGACGGTCGCCCTTTTCCCGCTTGGCCTTCTTCGTGGGGGCGTGGTCGTGGCTCTCTCTTCCTATAAAAGCGGCTGATGGGGGCTCGATTTCTCTCCTCTCGCTCCCGCGCCATCAAGCCTTTGCCTTCTGCCCCTTCTGCTGCCGTCGTCTCTTCCACCTCCATCGCACAGACTTCCTTCTTCCACCCAgagccatggccggcgttgaggcgtggccgcctagcaacgtgaccaagtccgcgctggaAGCACGCGTGAAGGCGGGGATTCTCCGTCCCCTTAAGGATGTCGGGTTCCCGGAGTGGATTGTtccctcggcgaacgacagggagccaaacccgccaccGGGCTACgtggtttgcttcctgtcgttcttagaccgggggttcggagTTCCCGCGGGCCGCCTGATCAGGGCCATCCTCCACTACTAtgaggtggagctgcacaacctgaatcccaactcggtgatgcaggctgCCGTCTTCACCACAGTTtgcgaggggttcctgggggttccGGTCAACTGGAAtctctggcttcacctcttcaaggcggagatgtcgGCCCGCTATGTGGGGAAGGAGAAATTCCCCCTGCGGGCCGGTGGCTGCACCctgcagcttcgtcagcagCGGGCCGGGCTGTACATATGGAGCTCGATGCCAtcgtcgaaccgggggtggcagagcgggtggttctacctccggaacgaCGGCGGCCTGCTCCCGAAGTtcaccgggaagatggtgacgtAGGTTCCCATGAAGTGGGCGTGGGGTGCTCCgtccgaggagcagaagaggctcgccccgcttctcGCGGGGCTTCAGAAGTTGCGAGATGCCGAAGTCACTGCGGCGACGGTGGCGATCGCCTTCCACAAGAGGAGTTTACTCCCGCTGGCGCAGCGGCGAGTGcccatgttcgagatgacccgggGGGGTCCCCTAGGCAGGGACTAGGATGTTGGCCGAGCCGATTTCGGCCTCGGACATCACCGCCCGGGTCGAGAAGACGACGCACCCGGAGATGAAGAATTCCCGGGTGttgccgatgcgccctgaaaagggctacatttcccTGGTAAGTATGGATTTTTTACGCCTTCTTTTCGTTTCCTTCTTGCCTTTTCCTTGACTCCTGATCGTCCGCAGAGGATGGGGGTCGTCAAAGACTCCCTGCCCCCTGTCCCAGAGGACAAagagatccgggccaagaatcgggcccggaacgaggagcagaagaaggccAAGGATGACAAAAAGGCCAAGGCAGCGCGGAAAGCGCAGCGgcgggagatctccgccaagaaccatcgcgaagccgagaaggcgggggtcgccccgcctccgtctcctgagacttcggtctcggagatagagggcggaGGAGGCAGCACCGACTGGCTCGACGAGCTCGCGGAGGAGGATGACGTTATCCCTCCAGCCGGCGAGGGGATCGAGGCCCCGGCGGATTCGCGGGCccgaggggggtcggaggcccGAGGTGGGTCGGAGGCCCCCCAGGGGGCCCAAGTGCCGGGAGACGGACAGGCCGTCCCCCACATCATTGTGGATGATGAGGATAGCGCCCCTCATGAGGGTTCGGCCCCGGTGGGACCTCAAGAAGGGGAGAGGGCGTCGGAGGCCGGATCCGAGGCGCTTCCTCATCTGCTAGCGCCAGAGGCTCCGGAAGAGCCCGCCCCAGCGACCAGGGCGGGAACTGATGCCTCGGTGGAGGCGCCGCAGGCTGAGACCGCTGCGGTATCTCCTGCGCTGTCGGCAGGCGAGGCCGGGATCGGACCAGTGGCCCCTGGTGCCGCGGGAGGCCCCTTGGGAGCTCCGAGCTTCCAGAAGAAGTCTGCTCCCCGAGCGAGGTACGCATGAGATTTCTGATTCCTCagctgattttttgtttttctctttcttctaactTGATGTTGTTCTCCCAGCCGTAAGCACAAGGCGCCCTCAGTGGCGCTGGCCCCGCTGAAGGCCGTGAAGAGGGGAGTTCAGTCGACTCCCGGGTCGGCCAGGCCtgcgtcgccgccgcctccagGCTATGAGGAGGCGGGGCGGCACCAGGGGCAAGACACGGGAGCGCCAAAGCCCCCAGGATCGGAGGATGCTGACCTCGGAGGTGCGGCCCGGTCTGCGCGCGCCGAGGAAGGCCGAGCCATCGTGGTGTCCAGCATGGCGCCCGAGGCCCCTGCGGCGGGAAGGGAGGAGGAAACCGGATGGGGCACGAGCCCCGTAATCTGGCCCAATCTCGGCGATGccgaggggggagccagatttgtcctggatgacccgtcagagaattatctctggcagggtctggatGCGTGTGGGCGTGCCGGGGTCGAGGCCCTTAACCGAGCTACCCAGCTCGTGGGCCGCGACATGTTTAATTTGGCTCAGGTAAGATTTTTACCCATGTTATAAAGTAGTTTTGTGCTTACCTTTGCGTTACTAACCCCCCGTGGGGCCTCTAATGTTgcaggcgctcaaggccacTTCCCAGGAGAAATCGGTGTTTCTCCGTTGGGAGAAGGATGCTTGGGTGTCCTTTGAGAAGGAGAGGGCTGCcagggaggcggccgagggcgagctcgcgaaggagtgcgagatttctgccgatcttcggcagaagtgctcagCATTGGCCactgaggctcgggaggcccgagacaaggtcgcccccctggaggagagggtcGGGGCCCTCACGCAAGAGTCCGAGGCgcagaaggcggcggctgaggggtacaagggtgacgtcgctcggcttgaagctttgctcgccgaaaaagacctcgccttgaaccaagctcagaccgacctggccggggctctgagccaggtgtcccgctggcatcagagctcggCCGAGTACGAGAAGCGCGCCAAGGGTAGGACTTGCGCCCTTTTCCTTAGACGCCCTTGTACTTTTGAATTAGCTTTTCCTGACTCCTCGTTTCTTGCTCTGTTTTTTGATCAGAATTGGAGGTGAAGGTGGTCGAGGCGACCTCTACTGTCGAGACCCTGAAAAAGTCCCTCGACGCTGAGGCTTCGGACCGCTCGGAtcttgaagccgtggtcacctcggcgtgtgaggggctcggggtatcGGTGTCGGGGTCGTCGCTGCGCAGTCGGATCGAGGCCCTTCACTCCCGGGCtggggagaggatgagggaggcgctccacaccggggtgaagaaggccctggcggtggtaagctctcactatgccggcattgatttgccggcggtttgtgagggctacgtcctcCCTGACGACGAAACCgaagcccaggaggaggtgcagaggctcGACGATGCCGCGGCTGTCCCTGTTGACGCCTTGGCCGCCTTTTTTGATGATGAGGCGGAGCTTCCCCCCCTCGGGGCCCAAGGACCTGAGTAGATAGGGCAATAGGATTcttagtttttctttttctttttgtgggtgttgaggccggtgggccttgtaacatatatatataacgtTAATGTCGAATGTAAATATAACTGCTCTTTTTAAGCATTTTCCTTAAGTATCTTATTTCCTTTCTCTTTATACcgatccgacctcggcagcgcggggtcgggtgagctacttGGAGTTATCGCGCAAGTCGGAGTCCCCAAGCCTAAGTGCATTTCCTCTTTCCTTAGTAACTCCTGGAAGCCCGAATTCGTTTCCGAATCTAAGGTGAGTTGAGGTGGTCTTTGCTTGTGAGCGCAGATCCTTCCTCGagctcatgccttaagatttagGGGACGGATTCTTGGTTTCTTGAGTCTTTTTAGGAAGGAGGaggaagaccttgggtcggggttcttttaacttgtgcgaaaaaaggaaaaagattcGGAGTCGACATagggggttccccccatgtagcccccgagggaggttcGGACTCTGGTCGGCAGGTCCGAGACTCTCTGATAATTTAAACTTTGATTTATTCCTTGGAGGCGATGGATGAACAAAGAAATTTTTACAAAGCTCTAAGGgaaaaagcgacgtagctgttctatgttccatgcgtttttgaagacctcccctgcttcattggcgagcttgtaggtgcctGGTCGGAGAACCTCGGCGATGAtgaaaggtccttcccaggggggtgtgagcttgtgacgacccttgttgctctgtctgagcctcagcaccaggtcGCCGACTTGAAATGCTCGGCTTCGAATTCTTCGTgcgtggtatcggcggagggcctgctggtatttggcagagtgtaagagggctacgtccctggcttcatccagctggtccagcgcgtcttcttggaacgtcttgccgctattttcgtcgtaggcttgtacccttggggACCCGTACTCTAGGTCAGTGGGAAGGACAGCTTCCGACCCGTagatcatgaagaacggggtgaagcctgtggctcggcttcgggaggttctcagGCTCCAGAGCACGGCTGGTAGCTCcttgagccacctttttccaaacttgttcagccggttgaaaatcctgggcttcaaaccctggaggatcatgccgttggcacgctccacctgaccgttggtcttggggtgagccactgccgcccagtccacacgtatgtggtgctTGTCGCAGAACTGCAAGAACTTTCgtccggtgaactgtgtgccgttgtcggtgattatggagttcggtactccaaatcgatggatgatgtctgtgaagaacaacacggcttgctcggccttgatccttgtaatggttcggacttcgatccacttagagaacttgtcgattgcgacaagcaagtgggtgaagcccccaggTGCTTTCTGCAGAGGCCTGACCAGGTCAAGGCCCCAGACAGCGAAAGGCCAGGTTATGGGGATCGTTTGTAGGGCCTGAGCGGGGAGATGTGTCTGTCGagcgtagaactggcatcccTTGCAGGACCTGACGATCTCAGTGGCGTCGGCTACagcggtgggccagtagaaacccTGTCGGAAGGTGTTTCCTACCAGCGTCCGAGGCGCGGCGTGATGGCCCCGTCGAGGAGGACGAAGGTCTTGGCACGACGAGCCACGCGTCTTGCTTCAGCGTGGTCCAGGGGCAG
This window of the Sorghum bicolor cultivar BTx623 chromosome 7, Sorghum_bicolor_NCBIv3, whole genome shotgun sequence genome carries:
- the LOC110436982 gene encoding skin secretory protein xP2-like, giving the protein MLAEPISASDITARVEKTTHPEMKNSRVLPMRPEKGYISLRMGVVKDSLPPVPEDKEIRAKNRARNEEQKKAKDDKKAKIEGGGGSTDWLDELAEEDDVIPPAGEGIEAPADSRARGGSEARGGSEAPQGAQVPGDGQAVPHIIVDDEDSAPHEGSAPVGPQEGERASEAGSEALPHLLAPEAPEEPAPATRAGTDASVEAPQAETAAVSPALSAGEAGIGPVAPGAAGGPLGAPSFQKKSAPRASRKHKAPSVALAPLKAVKRGVQSTPGSARPASPPPPGYEEAGRHQGQDTGAPKPPGSEDADLGGAARSARAEEGRAIVVSSMAPEAPAAGREEETGWGTSPGLDACGRAGVEALNRATQLVGRDMFNLAQALKATSQEKSVFLQVLSIGH